In Granulicatella elegans, one genomic interval encodes:
- a CDS encoding Cof-type HAD-IIB family hydrolase produces MVEDKYKKIKLITCDIDGTLMNTNRLLSEKFVEIVKELKDVGIQFTFASGRLPYKIMPLVSQINSDLPFVACNGGCIYQNEKFLFKKMFSIRILKEVINLAEILDDTILYSFDGIEYCLRETKESALKRQKRGKYYPIRSIKNEEWDKLKILKLNILSNKSISLLKNQLDTIKDEVDITYYGDFGAEIVPKGVNKLTGIKQIIELINVSLDEVIAIGDNENDLELLKNVGIGVAVKNATQEIKECSNLVTENCGEEGVVEFLEILRNFLKG; encoded by the coding sequence ATGGTAGAAGATAAATATAAAAAAATAAAATTAATAACTTGTGATATTGATGGAACATTAATGAATACTAACAGATTGTTATCTGAGAAATTTGTTGAGATAGTTAAGGAGTTAAAAGATGTGGGAATTCAATTTACCTTTGCCTCTGGTAGGCTTCCATATAAAATTATGCCTTTGGTTTCCCAAATTAATAGTGATTTGCCATTTGTTGCATGCAATGGTGGTTGTATATATCAGAATGAAAAATTCTTGTTTAAAAAAATGTTTTCTATAAGGATATTGAAAGAAGTAATAAATTTAGCGGAAATATTAGATGATACGATATTGTATTCGTTTGATGGCATTGAGTATTGCTTAAGGGAAACTAAAGAATCAGCGTTAAAAAGACAAAAAAGAGGAAAGTATTATCCTATTAGGAGTATAAAAAATGAAGAATGGGATAAGTTAAAAATTTTAAAGCTGAATATTTTATCTAATAAATCAATTTCATTACTTAAAAATCAATTAGATACAATTAAAGATGAGGTAGATATTACTTATTACGGGGATTTTGGTGCAGAAATTGTCCCAAAAGGAGTAAATAAACTAACAGGTATTAAACAAATAATAGAACTTATAAATGTATCCTTAGATGAAGTAATTGCAATTGGAGATAATGAAAATGATTTAGAATTGTTGAAAAATGTTGGAATTGGTGTAGCAGTAAAGAACGCCACTCAAGAAATTAAGGAATGTAGTAATCTTGTTACTGAGAATTGCGGTGAAGAAGGAGTAGTTGAGTTTTTAGAAATATTAAGAAATTTCTTAAAGGGGTGA